Proteins encoded together in one Megalops cyprinoides isolate fMegCyp1 chromosome 20, fMegCyp1.pri, whole genome shotgun sequence window:
- the LOC118795971 gene encoding arylacetamide deacetylase-like — MRSKCIFLLVLGAITAYYIYLPIPGEIEEKWKLMITDSFFRSLSHLADLSELLGMKDYMGVMMFITIAESVVLVTDERVQVTEEVFDGVQVVVYEPGHGGNGELRRAVIYLHGGGWCLGSSRMGPYDLLARKMVSELDAVVISVEYRLAPAHPFPIPFEDVYRGLRYFLQRHVLARYSVDPGRIAVSGDSAGGNLAAAVAQQLQQDPDQQVALKAQALLYPVLQALDLNTPSYQQNQDMPILPKTLMVRFWSEYFTSDKSLFRAMMTNSHNSPKSAGLLKFVNWSSHLPESFRGAYRYSAPAASVSAAGAAAAAGGDPSRSIPAIADPRASPLLAPDGSLRPLPKAYILTCEYDVLRDDGVMYATRLRQAGVNVTHRHYSAGFHGALMFTVWPADFQIAHRMTEDYVAWLKENL, encoded by the exons ATGAGATCAAAGTGCATATTTTTACTTGTTCTGGGAGCGATAACCGCCTACTACATTTACTTGCCTATTCCAGGCGAAATCGAAGAAAAATGGAAGCTAATGATCACTGACAGCTTCTTCAGAAGTCTCAGTCACCTG gcagACCTCAGTGAACTGCTAGGGATGAAGGACTACATGGGCGTGATGATGTTCATCACGATTGCAGAGAGTGTGGTGCTGGTGACAGACGAGCGTGTGCAGGTGACCGAGGAAGTATTTGACGGGGTGCAGGTGGTGGTGTATGAGCCCGGGCACGGCGGAAACGGAGAGCTGAGGAGAGCGGTGATATACCTGCATGGGGGAGGGTGGTGCCTCGGGAGCTCCA gAATGGGACCCTATGATCTTCTTGCCAGGAAGATGGTCAGCGAGCTTGATGCGGTTGTCATTTCTGTCGA GTACCGCCTGGCCCCAGCGCACCCCTTCCCCATCCCGTTTGAGGATGTGTACAGGGGGTTGAGGTACTTCCTCCAGCGCCATGTCCTGGCCCGGTACTCGGTGGACCCAGGTCGCATTGCTGTGTCGGGGGACAGCGCAGGTGGCAACTTGGCAGCCGCCGTGGCTCAACAG CTGCAGCAGGATCCtgaccagcaggtggcgctgaAGGCCCAGGCTCTGCTGTACCCTGTCCTGCAGGCATTGGACCTCAACACCCCGTCCTACCAGCAGAACCAGGACATGCCCATCCTGCCCAAGACTCTGATGGTGCGCTTCTGGAGCGAGTACTTCACCAGTGACAAGTCCCTGTTCCGGGCCATGATGACCAACTCGCACAACAGCCCCAAGTCCGCCGGCCTGCTGAAGTTCGTCAACTGGAGCTCGCATCTGCCGGAGAGCTTCCGCGGGGCGTACCGCTACAGCGCCCCCGCGGCGTCGGTGTCGGCGGCAGgggcggcagcggcggcgggcGGGGACCCGTCCCGCTCCATCCCGGCCATCGCCGACCCCCGGGCATCGCCGCTGCTGGCGCCGGACGGCAGCCTGCGGCCGCTGCCCAAGGCCTACATCCTGACGTGCGAGTACGACGTGCTGCGGGACGACGGCGTGATGTACGCCACGCGGCTGCGGCAGGCCGGCGTCAACGTCACGCACCGCCACTACAGCGCCGGCTTCCACGGGGCGCTCATGTTCACCGTGTGGCCGGCCGACTTCCAGATCGCGCACAGGATGACCGAGGATTACGTCGCCTGGCTCAAGGAGAACCTGTAG
- the LOC118796100 gene encoding P2Y purinoceptor 13-like, which yields MIPHPGVLFSSSPQDCDINEKVMALTFLCLYIMLFIPALLLNGAAAWVSLHIPAKSTFILYLKNLIATDLLTTLTIPLMASADLPGVPKELKAFACRYSDVLFYFSMYINILLMGLISLDRFFKIVQPFGRLLCQTLAFGATLSASMWILLFSGTVVPTVILTNQRPANASGNNCMALKSPAGVDVHEFIIFSNQIMFWAVCLLTVFCYACIAKKVLQSYRSSGSSNDEGRRKTRVRVFIVLVVFFVCFVPYHAVRVPYTQLQTNGGHVCKKASLRIAKKFFLWLSTSHVCLDPLIYIYLCRPFRERLREIWRPLLLHPQNNNATNDANIVLC from the coding sequence ATGATCCCTCATCCAGGTGTATTGTTCTCCTCATCTCCACAAGACTGTGACATCAATGAGAAGGTGATGGCTCTGACCTTCCTTTGTCTCTACATCATGTTGTTCATTCCTGCTCTCCTTCTTAACGGCGCGGCAGCTTGGGTCTCGCTCCACATTCCTGCCAAATCCACCTTCATACTTTACCTGAAGAACCTCATCGCCACCGACCTGCTCACTACCCTGACCATCCCTCTTATGGCCTCCGCCGACCTGCCCGGGGTGCCGAAGGAGCTGAAGGCCTTCGCCTGCCGATACTCCGACGTTCTCTTCTACTTCTCCATGTACATCAACATCCTGCTGATGGGGCTTATCAGCCTGGACCGCTTCTTCAAGATCGTCCAGCCCTTCGGGAGGCTGCTGTGTCAGACCCTGGCCTTCGGCGCGACTCTGTCTGCCTCCATGTGGATCCTGCTATTCAGCGGCACCGTGGTTCCGACTGTCATCCTGACCAACCAGAGGCCCGCCAACGCGTCGGGGAACAACTGCATGGCCCTGAAGAGCCCCGCCGGAGTGGACGTTCACGAGTTCATCATCTTCTCCAACCAGATCATGTTCTGGGCCGTGTGCCTTCTGACTGTCTTCTGCTACGCGTGCATCGCCAAGAAGGTTCTGCAGTCTTACCGGAGCTCTGGGAGCAGCAATGACGAGGGGAGGCGCAAAACGAGAGTGCGGGTCTTCATCGTCCTGGTGGTGTTCTTCGTGTGCTTCGTGCCATACCACGCCGTACGTGTTCCCTACACGCAGCTGCAGACTAATGGTGGCCACGTCTGTAAAAAAGCATCACTGAGAATTGCCAAGAAGTTCTTCCTGTGGCTCTCCACCTCCCACGTCTGTCTGGACCCCCTAATATACATTTACCTTTGCAGACCCTTCAGAGAGAGGTTGCGGGAAATATGGCGGCCTCTGCTGTTACATCCCCAAAACAACAATGCCACCAACGATGCGAACATTGTGTTGTGTTAG